In Streptantibioticus cattleyicolor NRRL 8057 = DSM 46488, a genomic segment contains:
- a CDS encoding aminotransferase class I/II-fold pyridoxal phosphate-dependent enzyme, with protein MDHSKVPVLDALAAYHRTGQVPFTPPGHKQARGADPRVREVLGDAVFHSDVLATSGLDDRTSSQGVLEQAQELMADAVGADHTFFSTCGSSLSVKAAMLSVAGPHEKLVVGRDAHKSVVSGLILSGVRPIWADPQWDPELHLAHPPSAASFEAAFEEHPDARGALITSPTPYGTCADLTGVAEVCHARGKPLIVDEAWGAHLPFHPKLPKWAMDAGADVCVTSVHKMGSGLEQGSVFHLQGDLIAPEVLKERADLLGTTSPSVLLYAALDGWRRQMVEHGRHLYDKALALAAEVREGVDRIDGMHVHGRADFCAPGRAADLDPLQVIVDISALGTTGYRAADWLRERHHINLHLSDHRRISAQLTHADDENSAKTLLRALHDLAEHAPALRTDATVEVPDPEQLRLEQVLLPRDAFFGRVEQVPWEKAAGRVAAEMLTPYPPGIPVVVPGQRLTMDILRYLRTGVDAGMVVPDAADTEVKSVRVSTEE; from the coding sequence ATGGACCATTCCAAGGTGCCGGTACTCGACGCGTTGGCCGCATACCACCGGACCGGGCAGGTGCCGTTCACCCCGCCCGGCCACAAGCAGGCCCGGGGCGCCGACCCGCGGGTGCGGGAGGTGCTGGGGGACGCCGTCTTCCACTCCGACGTGCTGGCCACCAGCGGGCTGGACGACCGCACCTCCTCGCAGGGGGTGCTGGAGCAGGCCCAGGAGCTGATGGCCGACGCCGTCGGGGCCGATCACACGTTCTTCTCCACCTGCGGCAGCTCGCTGTCGGTCAAGGCGGCCATGCTGTCGGTGGCCGGCCCGCACGAGAAGCTGGTGGTGGGCCGGGACGCGCACAAGTCGGTGGTCTCCGGACTCATCCTGTCCGGGGTGCGGCCGATCTGGGCGGACCCGCAGTGGGACCCGGAACTCCATCTGGCCCACCCGCCGTCCGCCGCGTCGTTCGAGGCCGCCTTCGAGGAACACCCCGACGCCCGCGGCGCGTTGATCACCAGCCCCACCCCGTACGGCACCTGCGCCGATCTGACCGGGGTCGCCGAGGTCTGCCACGCGCGCGGCAAACCGCTGATCGTGGACGAGGCGTGGGGCGCCCATCTGCCGTTCCACCCGAAGCTGCCGAAGTGGGCGATGGACGCCGGGGCCGATGTGTGCGTCACCTCGGTGCACAAGATGGGTTCCGGACTGGAACAGGGGTCGGTCTTCCACCTCCAGGGCGACCTGATCGCCCCCGAGGTGCTCAAGGAACGCGCCGACCTGCTCGGCACCACCAGCCCGTCGGTGCTGCTGTACGCCGCGCTCGACGGCTGGCGCAGGCAGATGGTGGAACACGGCCGCCACCTGTACGACAAGGCGCTGGCGCTCGCCGCCGAGGTACGCGAAGGCGTCGACCGGATCGACGGCATGCACGTGCACGGCCGCGCCGACTTCTGCGCCCCCGGCCGGGCCGCCGACCTCGACCCGCTCCAGGTCATCGTGGACATCTCGGCGCTGGGCACCACCGGCTACCGGGCCGCCGACTGGCTGCGCGAGCGGCACCACATCAACCTGCACCTGTCCGACCACCGCCGGATCAGCGCCCAGCTGACCCACGCCGACGACGAGAACAGCGCCAAGACGCTGCTGCGTGCCCTGCACGACCTGGCCGAGCACGCCCCGGCGCTGCGCACGGACGCCACCGTGGAGGTGCCGGACCCGGAGCAACTGCGGCTGGAACAGGTGCTGTTGCCCAGGGACGCCTTCTTCGGCCGGGTGGAGCAGGTGCCGTGGGAGAAGGCGGCCGGGCGGGTCGCCGCCGAGATGCTCACCCCCTATCCGCCCGGCATCCCGGTGGTGGTGCCCGGCCAGCGGCTCACCATGGACATCCTGCGGTACCTGCGCACCGGCGTGGACGCGGGCATGGTGGTGCCGGACGCGGCGGACACCGAGGTCAAGAGCGTGCGGGTGTCCACCGAGGAGTGA
- a CDS encoding low molecular weight protein-tyrosine-phosphatase: MHICFVCSGNICRSPSAALVLTEHLRRAGLAGRVRVTSAGIGPWHVGEAMDERAAAALLRHGYPTAHVAAQVGPEHLDADLLLAMDSGHDKALRRLVDDPPRVRMLRSFDPDATGDLDVPDPYYGGPRGFDEVLRMIEAAMPGLLAWVRARIAA, encoded by the coding sequence GTGCACATCTGTTTCGTCTGCAGCGGAAACATCTGCCGGTCGCCCTCGGCGGCCCTGGTCCTCACCGAGCACCTGCGCCGGGCCGGCCTCGCCGGACGGGTACGGGTCACCAGCGCCGGCATCGGGCCCTGGCACGTCGGCGAGGCCATGGACGAACGGGCCGCGGCGGCCCTGCTGCGCCACGGATACCCCACCGCGCACGTGGCCGCCCAGGTCGGCCCCGAGCACCTCGACGCCGATCTGCTGCTGGCGATGGACTCCGGCCACGACAAGGCGCTGCGCCGCCTCGTCGACGATCCGCCGCGGGTACGGATGCTGCGCTCCTTCGACCCGGACGCCACCGGCGACCTCGACGTGCCCGACCCCTACTACGGCGGCCCGCGCGGCTTCGACGAGGTGCTGCGGATGATCGAGGCGGCCATGCCGGGACTGCTGGCCTGGGTACGCGCCCGGATCGCGGCGTGA
- a CDS encoding STAS domain-containing protein: protein MTATERTAAPGPGTRPSGGADAAFDACVSMDGGVLTLTVSGRIQPAVLGVLRSAKDGVRAGVRRVRLELSGVPHLDAAAVVFLAEWCERCRELGIPLDLAGLGEHHRHRLALAGMSCAAG from the coding sequence ATGACTGCGACGGAGCGCACGGCGGCACCGGGGCCGGGCACCCGGCCGTCCGGCGGGGCGGACGCGGCGTTCGACGCCTGCGTGTCGATGGACGGCGGCGTGCTGACCCTCACCGTCTCGGGGCGGATCCAGCCCGCCGTGCTGGGGGTGCTGCGCTCCGCGAAGGATGGGGTGCGGGCGGGGGTGCGCCGGGTGCGGCTGGAGCTGTCCGGGGTGCCGCATCTGGACGCCGCGGCGGTGGTGTTCCTCGCCGAGTGGTGCGAACGCTGCCGGGAGTTGGGGATCCCGCTGGATCTGGCCGGGCTGGGCGAGCACCACCGGCACCGGCTGGCGCTGGCCGGGATGTCGTGCGCGGCGGGGTGA
- a CDS encoding SPW repeat protein: MSSRVSPSIEQHPDIVALRAHSEQAAVTPVAQGVEAVSLLAGLYLAASPWIVGFNGFTTLTVNNLITGIALSCLAIFGSAYERTHGMSWAAAGIGIWTIIAPWVVSGHVATTGTIVSNVITGALVFLCAVAMARMGTVGKARRR, from the coding sequence GTGTCCTCACGGGTATCTCCCAGCATTGAGCAGCACCCGGACATCGTGGCGCTACGGGCCCACTCGGAACAGGCCGCGGTCACCCCCGTCGCCCAGGGCGTCGAGGCGGTCAGCCTGCTCGCCGGGCTCTACCTGGCGGCGTCCCCGTGGATCGTGGGCTTCAACGGCTTCACCACACTGACGGTGAACAACCTGATCACCGGTATCGCCCTGTCGTGCCTGGCCATATTCGGCTCCGCCTACGAGCGGACGCACGGCATGAGCTGGGCCGCCGCCGGGATCGGCATCTGGACGATCATCGCCCCCTGGGTGGTGTCCGGACACGTCGCGACGACGGGGACCATCGTCAGCAACGTCATCACCGGCGCCCTGGTCTTCCTGTGCGCCGTCGCCATGGCCCGGATGGGAACGGTCGGCAAGGCCCGGCGCCGCTGA
- a CDS encoding fructosamine kinase family protein, which translates to MTAGRPGDDPVAAVSELTKRQVISARQLSGSLTEAVLDDGTTVMVKGGNGPGATTAEAAGLRWLAATGTVPVPAVRGHDVHWLVIDRVTEGRPDPVAAERLGRRLAALHAAGAPAFGAAPPGGPTDAWIGLAPMRNVPGTDWPGWYAEHRVLPYLRTAVDHGVLDHREAGTVERLCEHLPRLAGPAEPPARLHGDLWNGNVLWGPDGQAALIDPAAHGGHRETDLAMLHLFGCPHLDRILAGYQDTAPLADGWRDRIGVHQLFPLLVHAVLFGRGYARQAVTAAEEALRRV; encoded by the coding sequence GTGACGGCCGGCCGCCCCGGCGACGATCCGGTAGCCGCCGTCAGCGAGTTGACGAAACGTCAGGTCATCTCGGCGCGCCAGCTGTCCGGCTCGCTCACCGAGGCCGTACTCGACGACGGCACCACCGTGATGGTCAAGGGCGGCAACGGGCCGGGCGCCACCACCGCCGAAGCGGCCGGACTGCGCTGGCTCGCCGCCACCGGCACCGTCCCCGTGCCCGCCGTACGCGGCCACGACGTCCACTGGCTGGTCATCGACCGCGTCACCGAGGGCCGGCCGGACCCGGTGGCCGCCGAACGCCTCGGCCGCCGGCTCGCCGCCCTGCACGCCGCCGGCGCCCCCGCCTTCGGCGCCGCCCCGCCCGGCGGACCCACCGACGCCTGGATCGGCCTGGCCCCCATGCGCAACGTCCCCGGCACCGACTGGCCGGGCTGGTACGCCGAACACCGCGTGCTGCCGTATCTGCGCACCGCCGTCGACCACGGCGTCCTCGACCACCGCGAAGCAGGCACCGTCGAACGCCTCTGCGAACACCTGCCCCGGCTCGCCGGACCCGCCGAACCCCCGGCCCGGCTCCACGGCGACCTGTGGAACGGCAACGTGCTGTGGGGCCCGGACGGGCAGGCCGCCCTCATCGACCCGGCGGCCCACGGCGGCCACCGCGAGACCGACCTCGCCATGCTCCACCTGTTCGGCTGCCCCCACCTGGACCGGATCCTCGCCGGCTACCAGGACACCGCCCCGCTCGCCGACGGCTGGCGGGACCGGATCGGCGTGCACCAGCTCTTCCCGCTGCTGGTGCACGCCGTGCTCTTCGGCCGCGGCTACGCCCGGCAGGCGGTCACCGCGGCCGAGGAGGCGCTGCGCCGCGTATGA
- a CDS encoding AurF N-oxygenase family protein, translating into MARALPETRAGDREKTAERLLKSSARKFYDPDVDIDWDAPLVDGKSYLLPHRISLYGTDLWDGLTERQRLDLGRHEAATVASVGLWFEILLMQMLLKAAYNGEPTSRHVRYALTEVAEECRHVTMFARMVDRIDCPAYGPQPYVRQLAKILPTIAYGPAMFGSILVAEEVLDRLQREMVNDDSVQPLMRMVNRIHILEEARHVTFAREEVRRGMAGLGRAELRYQRFLIALVSFFICRSLIHPRAYAAIGLDPRQAWHTALANPHYQASMRFAGERIVAFLDETGLIGAPGMALWRKTFLLPAGW; encoded by the coding sequence ATGGCCCGTGCGCTGCCGGAGACCAGGGCCGGTGACCGGGAGAAGACCGCCGAACGGCTGCTGAAGTCCTCGGCACGGAAGTTCTACGACCCCGACGTCGACATCGACTGGGACGCCCCCCTGGTCGACGGCAAGAGCTACCTGCTGCCGCACCGGATCTCCCTCTACGGCACCGACCTGTGGGACGGCCTCACCGAACGGCAGCGCCTCGACCTCGGCCGCCACGAGGCCGCCACCGTCGCCAGCGTCGGCCTGTGGTTCGAGATCCTGCTGATGCAGATGCTCCTCAAGGCCGCCTACAACGGCGAACCCACCAGCCGCCACGTCCGCTACGCGCTCACCGAGGTCGCCGAGGAGTGCCGGCACGTCACCATGTTCGCCCGCATGGTCGACCGCATCGACTGCCCCGCCTACGGCCCCCAGCCCTACGTCCGCCAACTCGCCAAGATCCTGCCCACCATCGCGTACGGCCCGGCGATGTTCGGCTCCATCCTGGTGGCCGAGGAGGTCCTCGACCGGCTCCAGCGCGAAATGGTCAACGACGACTCCGTGCAGCCGCTGATGCGCATGGTCAACCGCATCCACATCCTCGAAGAGGCCCGGCACGTCACCTTCGCCCGCGAGGAGGTCCGCCGCGGCATGGCCGGACTCGGCCGCGCCGAACTGCGCTACCAGCGCTTCCTGATCGCCCTCGTCTCCTTCTTCATCTGCCGCAGCCTGATCCACCCCCGCGCCTACGCCGCCATCGGCCTCGACCCCCGGCAGGCCTGGCACACCGCGCTCGCCAACCCCCACTACCAGGCGAGCATGCGGTTCGCCGGCGAACGCATCGTCGCCTTCCTCGACGAGACCGGCCTGATCGGCGCCCCCGGCATGGCGCTGTGGCGCAAGACCTTCCTGCTCCCCGCCGGCTGGTGA
- a CDS encoding MFS transporter: MGEVSGGVRRCLATAFLARLAEEGMAVAVVLLALRRTGSAADGAFVLTAWMAPHALAAPVAGALAARVRRPRLFRVGALGGFAVAIGALGLLVGRAPTGVTVAVAVAGGACGPVVSGGLSSVVASLAPPGPRRARACAWDAAVYDAASVTGPALVGVVAGVVSPAAAVLLLAGAATGAAAGAVTVPRPAGGEAADGTAARPGVWAGLVAVWRVRELRAVTVGTSLACLATGGLTTVAALLAAERGHPGAGGVPVTAFAVGGLAGSLVMARLPSAWPARRVALLGLLGTGVCLGGVALVPSFTGDVLLFAAAGAWDGPLLGATLRIRADHAPPGTRTQVFTVGAGLKISAAACGAALTGAASALAVPLLTGAMGGVLLIAASGYAALMPRGRGAGPVAAVDGVS; encoded by the coding sequence GTGGGTGAGGTGTCGGGCGGGGTGCGGCGTTGTCTGGCCACGGCGTTCCTGGCCAGGCTGGCGGAGGAGGGCATGGCGGTGGCCGTGGTGCTGCTGGCGTTGCGTCGGACCGGATCGGCGGCGGACGGTGCCTTCGTGCTGACGGCGTGGATGGCCCCGCACGCACTGGCCGCGCCGGTGGCGGGGGCGCTGGCGGCCCGGGTGCGGCGTCCGCGTCTGTTCCGGGTGGGCGCGCTGGGCGGGTTCGCGGTGGCGATCGGTGCGCTGGGGCTGCTGGTGGGCCGGGCGCCGACCGGGGTGACGGTCGCGGTGGCGGTGGCCGGGGGTGCGTGCGGTCCGGTGGTCTCCGGGGGGCTGTCGAGTGTGGTGGCGTCGCTGGCGCCGCCCGGTCCGCGGCGGGCGCGGGCCTGCGCGTGGGACGCGGCGGTCTACGACGCGGCCTCGGTCACCGGGCCGGCGCTGGTGGGGGTGGTCGCGGGTGTGGTGTCACCGGCGGCTGCGGTGCTGCTGCTGGCGGGCGCGGCGACGGGTGCGGCGGCGGGTGCGGTCACCGTGCCGCGTCCGGCCGGCGGGGAGGCGGCCGATGGGACGGCGGCACGGCCGGGTGTGTGGGCCGGGCTCGTGGCGGTGTGGCGGGTGCGGGAGCTGCGGGCGGTCACCGTGGGGACGTCGTTGGCGTGTCTTGCCACCGGGGGTCTGACCACGGTGGCGGCGCTGCTCGCGGCGGAGCGCGGGCATCCGGGGGCCGGTGGGGTTCCAGTCACCGCCTTCGCGGTCGGCGGGCTCGCCGGTTCGCTGGTGATGGCCCGGCTGCCGTCGGCGTGGCCGGCGCGGCGGGTGGCGCTGCTCGGTCTGCTGGGCACCGGGGTGTGTCTGGGGGGTGTGGCGCTGGTGCCGTCGTTCACCGGGGACGTACTGCTGTTCGCGGCGGCCGGTGCGTGGGACGGGCCGTTGCTCGGGGCGACGTTGCGGATCCGGGCGGACCACGCGCCGCCGGGGACGCGTACCCAGGTCTTCACGGTGGGCGCCGGGCTGAAGATCTCGGCGGCTGCCTGTGGTGCCGCGCTCACCGGGGCGGCCTCGGCGCTCGCCGTGCCGTTGCTGACCGGTGCGATGGGCGGGGTGCTGCTGATCGCGGCGTCGGGGTACGCGGCGCTGATGCCACGGGGGCGGGGCGCCGGGCCGGTGGCGGCGGTGGACGGCGTGAGCTGA
- a CDS encoding DUF4873 domain-containing protein: MSRVPTTATTQRPHDDGYFGPATVVAGGREFTVTVRLRGYFQPIDGRYHWYGRITRHPELAAALGDERAATLIRTPHGEARGELSEPDLWERYRVMGTGRPPYPVDTAVPE; this comes from the coding sequence GTGTCCCGCGTACCGACCACCGCCACCACCCAACGGCCGCACGACGACGGCTACTTCGGGCCCGCCACCGTGGTGGCCGGCGGCCGGGAGTTCACCGTCACCGTGCGACTGCGCGGCTACTTCCAGCCGATCGACGGCCGCTACCACTGGTACGGCCGCATAACCCGCCATCCGGAACTGGCCGCCGCGCTCGGCGACGAACGGGCCGCCACGCTGATCCGCACCCCGCACGGCGAGGCCCGCGGCGAGCTGTCCGAGCCTGATCTGTGGGAGCGCTACCGGGTCATGGGCACCGGCCGGCCGCCGTACCCGGTGGACACCGCGGTGCCGGAGTGA
- a CDS encoding RNA polymerase sigma factor, with protein sequence MAGERDTAHQGGGHLAVADEPVEVRDELLAARAAEGDEDAFEELVRRHGPAMFSLAVRLLGSRADAEDAVQEAFVSAWRRLPDFRADARFRTWLYRIVTNRCLNQLRARRPERDLTAAPEPTAPEHQASPVRAAESAAARAQLAEALDGLSPEQRACWVLRELHGLSYEQIAEVVRISEHAVRGRIFRARRYLTEAMGAWR encoded by the coding sequence GTGGCCGGAGAACGCGACACGGCACACCAGGGCGGCGGTCACCTCGCGGTGGCCGACGAGCCCGTCGAGGTACGCGACGAACTGCTGGCCGCGCGGGCGGCCGAAGGCGACGAGGACGCCTTCGAGGAACTGGTGCGCCGCCACGGCCCGGCGATGTTCTCCCTGGCCGTACGGTTGCTCGGCAGCCGCGCGGACGCCGAGGACGCCGTGCAGGAGGCGTTCGTCAGCGCCTGGCGCAGACTCCCGGACTTCCGCGCCGACGCCCGCTTCCGCACCTGGCTGTACCGCATCGTCACCAACCGCTGCCTCAACCAGCTCCGGGCCCGCCGCCCCGAACGCGACCTGACCGCCGCCCCCGAACCCACCGCCCCGGAACACCAGGCGTCACCGGTACGCGCGGCCGAGTCGGCGGCGGCCCGCGCCCAGCTCGCCGAGGCCCTCGACGGGCTCAGCCCCGAACAACGCGCCTGCTGGGTGCTGCGCGAACTGCACGGCCTGTCCTACGAGCAGATCGCGGAGGTCGTCCGGATCAGCGAGCATGCTGTACGGGGCAGGATCTTCCGGGCCCGCCGGTACCTGACGGAGGCGATGGGCGCGTGGCGTTGA
- a CDS encoding alpha-hydroxy-acid oxidizing protein, which produces MTQAFGSYQNEIYLDGLRGVLPRFPMAHAELAAKAEAAMAPAVWSYVAGGAGDEHTQRANVTAFERWGLVPRMLVGAAHRDLTVELFGTTLPAPLLMAPIGVLGICAQDGHGDLAAARAAARTGVPMIASTLATDPLEEVAAALGDTPGYFQLYTPTDRELAESLVRRAENAGFEAIVVTLDTWVTGWRPRDLSTANFPQLRGHCLANYTSDPVFRSRLPRTPEDDPQGAVLHWTQIFGNPLTWDDLPWLRSLTTLPLVLKGLCHPDDVRRAKDGGVDAVYCSNHGGRQANGGLPALDALPGVVEAADGLPVLFDSGVRSGADVVKAIALGATGVAVGRPYAYGLALGGTDGVVHVLRSLLAEADLVMAVDGYRALADLTPGSLRRVG; this is translated from the coding sequence ATGACTCAGGCGTTCGGCTCCTACCAGAACGAGATCTACCTCGACGGACTGCGCGGCGTCCTCCCCCGCTTCCCGATGGCCCACGCGGAACTGGCGGCGAAGGCAGAAGCCGCGATGGCCCCCGCGGTGTGGTCCTACGTCGCCGGCGGCGCGGGCGACGAGCACACCCAGCGGGCCAACGTGACCGCCTTCGAACGGTGGGGCCTGGTGCCCCGGATGCTCGTCGGCGCAGCCCACCGCGACCTGACCGTCGAGCTGTTCGGCACCACCTTGCCCGCACCGCTGCTGATGGCACCCATCGGCGTCCTCGGCATCTGCGCCCAGGACGGCCACGGCGACCTCGCCGCCGCCCGCGCCGCCGCCCGCACCGGCGTACCGATGATCGCCTCCACCCTTGCCACCGACCCGCTGGAAGAGGTCGCCGCGGCGCTCGGCGACACCCCCGGCTACTTCCAGCTCTACACCCCGACCGACCGCGAACTGGCCGAAAGCCTGGTGCGCCGGGCCGAGAACGCCGGCTTCGAGGCCATCGTCGTCACCCTCGACACCTGGGTCACCGGCTGGCGCCCCCGCGACCTGAGCACCGCCAACTTCCCCCAACTGCGCGGCCACTGCCTGGCCAACTACACCAGCGACCCGGTCTTCCGGTCCCGCCTGCCGCGCACCCCCGAGGACGACCCGCAAGGCGCCGTCCTCCACTGGACGCAGATCTTCGGCAACCCCCTCACCTGGGACGACCTGCCGTGGCTGCGTTCGCTGACCACACTTCCGCTGGTACTCAAAGGCCTATGCCACCCCGACGACGTCCGGCGCGCCAAGGACGGCGGCGTGGACGCCGTCTACTGCTCCAACCACGGCGGCCGGCAGGCCAACGGCGGGCTGCCGGCGCTCGACGCGCTGCCCGGCGTGGTGGAGGCCGCCGACGGACTGCCGGTGTTGTTCGACTCCGGGGTACGCAGCGGCGCCGATGTCGTCAAGGCGATCGCCCTGGGCGCCACCGGGGTCGCCGTCGGCCGCCCCTACGCCTACGGGCTCGCCCTCGGCGGCACCGACGGCGTCGTCCACGTGCTCCGTTCGCTGCTGGCCGAAGCCGACCTCGTCATGGCGGTCGACGGCTACCGCGCACTCGCCGACCTCACCCCCGGTTCCCTGCGGCGGGTCGGCTGA
- a CDS encoding TetR/AcrR family transcriptional regulator → MTATVKGSGAFGPAAAGGGRAADGRSARWSSHRAARREEFIDAAVRVAAEHGPDLRIALVAAEAGVTKPVLYRQFADKADLLDAVQQRLTRILLDRLMPALTAPVPPVARVRGALDAFFSMLEDYPHLLSRPGDATPTGRARVAAALTGVYGERLRALGLGTRGAEAWAHATVGMVHGTAQWWGRERPMTRTEVVDQLTAMVWAAVDGYLRQHGVVLDPATTG, encoded by the coding sequence ATGACCGCGACAGTCAAGGGGTCCGGGGCCTTCGGACCGGCAGCGGCGGGCGGCGGCCGGGCCGCCGACGGCCGCAGCGCACGGTGGAGTTCACACCGGGCCGCGCGCCGCGAGGAGTTCATCGACGCGGCGGTGCGGGTGGCCGCCGAGCACGGGCCGGATCTGCGGATCGCGCTGGTGGCGGCGGAGGCCGGGGTCACCAAGCCGGTGCTGTACCGGCAGTTCGCCGACAAGGCCGACCTGCTCGACGCCGTGCAGCAGCGCCTCACCCGCATCCTGCTGGACCGGCTGATGCCCGCGCTCACCGCCCCGGTGCCGCCGGTCGCCCGCGTCCGCGGCGCCCTGGACGCCTTCTTCTCGATGCTGGAGGACTACCCCCACCTGCTGTCCCGCCCCGGCGACGCCACGCCGACCGGACGGGCACGGGTGGCCGCCGCGCTGACCGGGGTGTACGGCGAGCGGCTGCGCGCCCTCGGCCTGGGCACCCGGGGCGCCGAGGCATGGGCCCACGCCACCGTGGGCATGGTGCACGGCACCGCCCAGTGGTGGGGGCGGGAACGCCCGATGACCCGTACCGAAGTGGTGGACCAGCTGACCGCCATGGTGTGGGCCGCCGTCGACGGATACCTGCGGCAGCACGGCGTCGTCCTCGACCCCGCCACCACCGGCTGA
- a CDS encoding SRPBCC family protein, whose product MIDVVDYQATRTIDARPERVFAEASDPRTLDHWLPRGVHVESARLPEVTVSHGEPAERDRALMRTEDDRLRVEWGTRDSSEYAGWLQVAAGAAGSSEVTVHLTFRDPGHAPPGGQVEAALGQSLDRLADQVRQHGERPR is encoded by the coding sequence ATGATCGACGTGGTCGACTACCAGGCGACGCGCACCATCGACGCGCGTCCGGAACGTGTCTTCGCCGAGGCGTCCGACCCCAGGACGCTGGACCACTGGCTCCCGCGTGGCGTGCACGTGGAGTCGGCACGGCTGCCCGAGGTGACCGTCAGCCACGGCGAACCGGCCGAGCGGGACCGCGCCCTGATGCGTACCGAGGACGACCGGCTCCGCGTGGAGTGGGGCACCCGGGACAGCAGCGAGTACGCGGGATGGCTCCAGGTCGCCGCCGGTGCCGCCGGGTCCAGCGAGGTCACCGTCCATCTGACGTTCCGCGACCCCGGCCACGCCCCGCCGGGCGGCCAGGTCGAGGCGGCGTTGGGGCAGAGCCTGGACCGCCTCGCCGACCAGGTTCGGCAGCACGGCGAGCGGCCCCGCTGA
- a CDS encoding CsbD family protein — translation MSREKKAEGKKNELKGKLKEATGRATDDESMAARGRADRTKGNLRQSAEKAKDAIKPDRT, via the coding sequence ATGAGCCGCGAGAAGAAGGCCGAAGGCAAGAAGAACGAGCTCAAGGGGAAGCTGAAGGAAGCCACCGGCCGGGCCACGGACGACGAGAGCATGGCCGCGCGCGGCCGTGCCGACCGCACCAAGGGAAACCTGCGGCAGTCCGCGGAGAAGGCCAAGGACGCCATCAAGCCGGACCGCACCTGA
- a CDS encoding CGNR zinc finger domain-containing protein produces MSGSTTGRGFRPAQRLIELANAVRADPRLPRDAMARLLADHGEHPDDLTEHGFSAADADELRAAVTRLTAVLTETDTDRAAHALNELLARCGARPRLSRHDGHPWHLHVDRGDDAGWADWFTAAGAHALAQLLSDNGRVAWGECAAPGCATLYLGTGPGTRRRYCSPACASRARVAAHRRRRRKEQGSTAG; encoded by the coding sequence ATGAGCGGCAGCACGACTGGTCGAGGGTTCCGTCCGGCACAACGGCTGATCGAGCTGGCCAACGCCGTCCGCGCGGACCCACGGCTGCCCCGGGACGCCATGGCCCGGCTCCTCGCGGACCACGGCGAGCACCCGGACGACCTCACCGAACACGGCTTCTCGGCGGCCGATGCCGACGAGCTGCGCGCCGCCGTCACCCGGCTCACCGCGGTCCTCACCGAAACCGACACCGACCGCGCCGCCCACGCCCTCAACGAACTGCTCGCCCGCTGCGGAGCCCGGCCCCGGCTCTCCCGGCACGACGGCCACCCCTGGCACCTGCACGTCGACCGCGGCGACGACGCCGGCTGGGCCGACTGGTTCACCGCCGCCGGCGCGCACGCCCTCGCCCAGCTCCTCAGCGACAACGGCCGCGTCGCCTGGGGCGAGTGCGCCGCACCCGGCTGCGCCACCCTCTACCTCGGCACCGGCCCCGGCACCCGGCGCCGCTACTGCTCGCCCGCCTGCGCCTCCCGCGCCCGCGTCGCCGCCCACCGCCGCCGCCGCCGCAAGGAACAGGGGTCCACGGCCGGGTGA